Genomic DNA from Candidatus Margulisiibacteriota bacterium:
CTATAATCAATCTGCTGGGCGAGGTGCTGATCGACAGGAATAAAATCGCTCAGAACATTCTGCTGCTTGAGGAAAAATATACTTTGGACCCCCAGATTGCTGAGCTTTTAGACCTGGTCAATCATCTGGGGAAGATAACTTATAATCTGCAGACAGAGCTTCTGAATATCAGGACAATTCCTTTGAATAATATCGTGGGAAAGTACCCCCGTCTGGTGCGGGAACTGGCCAAAAATCTGGGCAAAAAAGTCCGGCTGGAAATAACCGGTCAGGAAGTGGAACTGGACAGATCTATTCTCAAATATCTCAACGATATGCTTATCCATATGATTAGAAACGCTGTGGACCACGGTATAGAAACACCTGATGAAAGAATGAAACATGATAAAAAAGATACAGGTGTTATAAAGATTGACGCTTTTCAGAAAAACAACAAGGCATATTTTATTATTACAGATGATGGTAAAGGTCTTGACCCGCAAAATATCAGAAAAATAATATTAGAAAAAGGGATGCTGGATACAGACACGGTTAATTCGCTTTCCAACGCTGAGATCATTAAATATATTTGTCAGCCGGGATTTTCTACCAAAAAAGAAGTTTCAGAGTTTTCCGGTCGCGGTGTGGGCATGGATGTTGTGCAGAACACCATTCAGAAACTGGGTGGACAAATGACTATAGAAAGCGAATTGGGCAAGGGAACACAGTTTCGTATAATTTTACCCCTGACTTTGGCTATTGTTCAGGGCCTGGTTACTACTACAAATAACAGAACTTTTATTATACCCATAAGTTATGTGGATGAGGTGGTACGCAGTACGGGCAAAGAAATAAAAGACGTAAACAAAAAGCCTCATTTAATGCTGCGCGGTAATCTCATTCCGTTAATCAACCTGAAGTCTTTGCTCTATAACAAAGAATTTAATATGAAAAATTTAAAGAAACTTTTTATTGTAATTGTAAATTATAATGATCAGCAAACGGGAATTCTGGTAGATAAACTGGTTGGAGAAGAGGAAATAGTAATTAAAAATATTGACTACGCTTCGGATAAATACTATATTATTCATGCAGCAACAATTATGGGGACAGGGGAGATCGGATTAATTCTGGATATTGCCTCATTGCTTGATTACGTGGTCATGAAGAAGAACAAGCAGATTACTCCTCAGGAAAAACCTGCTGAAATAAGCGCATGAAAATACTTATTGTCGATGATTCACCTTTAATAAGAAAAAGACTAAAAGATTTTTTGGAAGATCAGGACTATGATGTGTTTGAGGCGGATAATGGTCTGGATGCCGTGAAGCTTTATAATCAGCATAAACCGGACGTTGCTTTTATGGATATATTAATGCCCAAACTGGATGGCCTCACAGCAATGGCCCAGATTTTAAATGAGCACCCCAAAGCCAAGATTATAATCCTCAGCAGTATGGGGCAGCAGTCCAAGATTATTGAGGCAATTCAAAGCGGAGCCACCGATTTTATTGTGAAACCTTTTGAACCGGGTAAAGTGATCGCAGCCATAGAAAAAGCTTACGCTATTTAACACTTGAAGAGTCTCCAGAGTATTTTCCAACTGCTTTTTTTCTCAACACTACTATCTCAATCTATAATGTTGCTTTTACCCCTGGTCGGTTTGTTCTATTTCAAGAAAATTTTTGCTCCGCAAAAGAAGTATTTCTGGGTCGGCGTATTTATTTCACTGCTTACAGGACTAAAGTTTATTTTTCTAATAAATCCCACACTGAGCCAAATCGGGATTTTTTTCAGCATGCTGGTTTTTATTCTGGTGGAATTAATAGTAAGACAGGGGCTGATATTTTATTTTAAAGATAACCATCTGACCATATCATTACTTTATACTTTTCTCGGTTATCTTTTCATGAAGCTGGCTGCTGTCAGCGCTTTGAATTTTATGACTTTTTTGTCCAATTTGTCTATTTTAACATCAATGAAAACAGCGGCGAATATTGAACTTAATCAGATTGTATTTGCAGGCTGGCCTGTGCATGTTGAAACTGTTTTTAACAGTATACATATTTTATTGTATACACTTCTGCTTTTGTTTTTTCTTATACTTCGACTGGAACCGGCTATGGGAAAGCTTGTAAAACGGCCCATATATCTTGAATTAATAATCATAATTGTTCAGGGTTTATATCTTTATTTTAATTATTTTTTTATATTACACGGCCAAAATATAACTCTGTTCTGGTGTTGGAAGATAATACAACTGGTGGTTCTGGTAAACCTTTTATTATTGGTTTTTGTTTATCTAAAAAAAACATGGGTCATTTATGTTAAACAAGACTGATCTTTTAAATATCCAAATCGCTATACAGGCGCTGAAAAAGGGAGGCATTATCGCCTTGCCTACAGATACGGTTTACGGAATTGCCGCTGACGCAGGTATGGAGGCAGCAATAGAAAAAATCAATCTATTAAAAAAAAGGCCGATGGATAAAAATTATATCCTGCAGGTGGGTTCAATAAATGATGCTGAAAAATTGTGCCGGGAATGGACTCCCCAAATAAAAAAAACAGTAAAAAAATATTGGCCCGGACAAATAACGTTCATTTTTAACAAAAATCCGGAGGTTTCTTACCCTTTTTTAGATGAAACCATTGCCATCCGCATACCTGATCACGAGTTATGTCTTACACTTTTGAAGCTTTATGATAAACCGCTCGTAGTAACCAGTTTGAATATGTCCGGGGAACCTGAAATCTTGCGGGTTGCCGACATTCCCGAACAGATCGGTGAACAACTGGACTATGTTTTGCCGGAACAGGGAGTATTCTCCCAAAAAGCCTCCACGATTGTGGATTTGACCAGATCTTATGCCAGGGTTTTAAGACAGGGGAATGTTATCTTCGAAGCCAACTAATTTTCCCCTTTCCCTTTAATAATGAAAAGAAAGGATTTATAATTAGTAGCAATATCAATAGGGGAGAGTTTATGGAAAAACACGCACTCGAGACCGTAAAAGTCACTGATAATGCCATGGAGCTAATCGATTTCAGACTTGTAAAAAAGAATGACAAAGACAAAATTCAGGAGATGATTTTCGGGATCAATGTTTACAAGGTGAAAGAAGTTATTTTTAAACCTGAACATATTTTTAAGGTCCCATCAGATACCGAATGCCTGGAAGGTATGGTAAACCTCAGAGGCAAAGTAATCCCCGTTATAAATTTACAAAAAAAATTGGGTTATAATACCAATGAATACAATACTGATTATCTGGTGATCACTGAGTTTAATCAGGTTACTTGCGGTTTTATGGTAAACCAGATAAAAAAAATACGTCGGTTTTCCTGGCAGGATATGATTACACCACCACCTGAAATAAGGTCACAGTATGGTGATCTGATAACTTCTATCACTCTTCTGGAAGGTGGAGATATTATGCTGATCCTGGATTTTGAGAAAATAATAGCGGATATGAACGCTGATTATTACAACAATGCAATAGATTGGAGTAAAGTGAAAAAAACCCAGGACTCTCATACCATTATGTGTGTGGATGATTCCAGCGTAGCCAGAAAGATGGCCAAAAAAGCCCTGGAAGAAGCCGGCTACAAAGTAATAGATGCGGTTAACGGTGTAGAAGCTTTACAGATACTGAAATCACTTGCTGAAGAAACCACCAAAAATAATGAAAGTATTCTGAATAAAATCAATGCTATAATTTGTGATATAGAAATGCCCTTAATGGATGGTTTTACATTTACCAAAACTTTAAAGGAAAATCCGGCTTTAAACCCGATTCCGGTGATCTTACATTCATCTTTAAGTCGTACTGTACTTTCCGGAAAAGGGGAGAATGTGGGAGCGATTGATTTCCTTACCAAGTTTAATTCCACGACATTAATCGAGGCAGTCAGTAAAGTTACATGAATATTCTGGTCATTGACGATAAAAAAGATATCCTTTTTCTGGTGAAAACCATTCTGGAAATGGAAAGTTATGATGTAACCACTGTAAATAACGGTGACGAAGGAATCGAGCTTTGTAAGGAAAACGCCTATCCTATTATTTTTTTGGACCTGATGATGGAAGGTAAGGACGGCTTTGCTACACTGAAAGAAATCAGAGAGACCAAGTTAAACAAAAAAGCATATATAATTGCTCTTACCGCCAAGGCCTATGAAAGTGATAAAAAAGAAGTGGTGGAAAAAGGTTTTGACGATCATTTTTCCAAACCTTTTCGCGCCACCGAGATAATTACTAAAGTAAGAAATTGTCTTAAGAAGTAACTCAGTAAAAGTTTGGGTCATCCTGAGCTTGACGAAGGATGACCTTTTTTATTTAATTCATGCTTCCCCTCGTTTTAGCTCGGGGTAAACTGGCTCAGCATGACAAGTCAGTATTAAATCCCGAAAGTTTTACCGCTGAGCTTATAAATATAAGTAAGTATCTCAGCTACTGCCGAGTAAAGTTCTGAAGTTATTGATTCACCGATTTTGCAGCTTTTATAAAGCGCTCTGGCAATGGGTGGATTTTCTATGATCGGCACATTATTGTTACGGGCCAGCTCCTTAATATTTTCTGCAACAAGTCGTGTCCCTTTGGCAACCACCTGTGGTGCCACCATTTTTTTTGCGTCATAACGCAGGGCTACAGCGATGTGAAAGGGATTGGTAACAACCACATCGGCCTTTGGAACTTCAGACATCATGCGATGTCTGGCCATTTCCTGCTGCCGTCTGCGGATCTCTCCTTTGATCAAGGGGTCTCCCTCAGTCCTTTTATACTCCTCCTTAACTTCCTGCTTGCTCATACGCATCTGCTCTTCCAGCGTATAACGCTGAAACAGGTAATCCAGAACGGCAATAACAATAAAAGCTATAATAATTTTAAATAAAATGGCCATAATTATCTGGCATAAAATAAAAAAAGACTGCTGAATATCCAGATTGAAAAAATTGACAATCACCGGGATATTAGTTTTTATTGTCGAATATACCAGATAACCTATAACTGTGACTTTTAACAAATCTTTCACAAGGTTTTCCAGTGAACGTTTGGAAAAAAGATTTTTAAATCCTTTTATGATGTTAAGTTTATTCAAGTTGGGCTTTATCGGTTCCAGAGTGATTATAAAACCAACCTGAAGTAAATTGCCGATGATCACTATTAAAAATATCATTGCCAGGACCGGAATGGTTATTACCAGAATGTGTATGGTAGCCTGGATCATCAGTTTGGTCATATCATCCGGAGTAATGGCAATTTTATTGATATTTATCAGATAATATTTAAAAAAATAAACTATATAGTTGTAAATAAAAGGGCCCGTGAATTTAAAAACAAGATAAGCGGTAAGCAAGATGAGGGCTGTACTTATTTCTATACTTTTGGCTATACTTCCTTTTTTGCGAAATTCTTCACGTTTGCGGGGT
This window encodes:
- a CDS encoding chemotaxis protein CheA, with translation MKVKLNLTPKEKQIFLKELTQHINDIENCLVNLEQQHDTVANIEQLFRSFHTIKGNAGIAEYEILKKLAHEIENTLQKFRSSNQPIPDNIADLLFKSVDIIKSLRVHAENPKDDIDEASVIALMEEFKLVTAVKEQPKETTVTSMATQFDNKSTSVYEVHLSTEEIMPAVRLFQVLNVLTQAAVPYVSNPTLADIQAAKVLNPLSIYIDQANMAFFTKELIDQILSVDGVVAVKKIMPVKTYPKQDKDSVANLAQNTQEELQDIQINIKKLDSIINLLGEVLIDRNKIAQNILLLEEKYTLDPQIAELLDLVNHLGKITYNLQTELLNIRTIPLNNIVGKYPRLVRELAKNLGKKVRLEITGQEVELDRSILKYLNDMLIHMIRNAVDHGIETPDERMKHDKKDTGVIKIDAFQKNNKAYFIITDDGKGLDPQNIRKIILEKGMLDTDTVNSLSNAEIIKYICQPGFSTKKEVSEFSGRGVGMDVVQNTIQKLGGQMTIESELGKGTQFRIILPLTLAIVQGLVTTTNNRTFIIPISYVDEVVRSTGKEIKDVNKKPHLMLRGNLIPLINLKSLLYNKEFNMKNLKKLFIVIVNYNDQQTGILVDKLVGEEEIVIKNIDYASDKYYIIHAATIMGTGEIGLILDIASLLDYVVMKKNKQITPQEKPAEISA
- a CDS encoding response regulator, whose translation is MKILIVDDSPLIRKRLKDFLEDQDYDVFEADNGLDAVKLYNQHKPDVAFMDILMPKLDGLTAMAQILNEHPKAKIIILSSMGQQSKIIEAIQSGATDFIVKPFEPGKVIAAIEKAYAI
- a CDS encoding L-threonylcarbamoyladenylate synthase; the encoded protein is MLNKTDLLNIQIAIQALKKGGIIALPTDTVYGIAADAGMEAAIEKINLLKKRPMDKNYILQVGSINDAEKLCREWTPQIKKTVKKYWPGQITFIFNKNPEVSYPFLDETIAIRIPDHELCLTLLKLYDKPLVVTSLNMSGEPEILRVADIPEQIGEQLDYVLPEQGVFSQKASTIVDLTRSYARVLRQGNVIFEAN
- a CDS encoding chemotaxis protein, producing the protein MEKHALETVKVTDNAMELIDFRLVKKNDKDKIQEMIFGINVYKVKEVIFKPEHIFKVPSDTECLEGMVNLRGKVIPVINLQKKLGYNTNEYNTDYLVITEFNQVTCGFMVNQIKKIRRFSWQDMITPPPEIRSQYGDLITSITLLEGGDIMLILDFEKIIADMNADYYNNAIDWSKVKKTQDSHTIMCVDDSSVARKMAKKALEEAGYKVIDAVNGVEALQILKSLAEETTKNNESILNKINAIICDIEMPLMDGFTFTKTLKENPALNPIPVILHSSLSRTVLSGKGENVGAIDFLTKFNSTTLIEAVSKVT
- a CDS encoding response regulator encodes the protein MNILVIDDKKDILFLVKTILEMESYDVTTVNNGDEGIELCKENAYPIIFLDLMMEGKDGFATLKEIRETKLNKKAYIIALTAKAYESDKKEVVEKGFDDHFSKPFRATEIITKVRNCLKK
- the flhB gene encoding flagellar biosynthesis protein FlhB translates to MADPSKTENATPRKREEFRKKGSIAKSIEISTALILLTAYLVFKFTGPFIYNYIVYFFKYYLININKIAITPDDMTKLMIQATIHILVITIPVLAMIFLIVIIGNLLQVGFIITLEPIKPNLNKLNIIKGFKNLFSKRSLENLVKDLLKVTVIGYLVYSTIKTNIPVIVNFFNLDIQQSFFILCQIIMAILFKIIIAFIVIAVLDYLFQRYTLEEQMRMSKQEVKEEYKRTEGDPLIKGEIRRRQQEMARHRMMSEVPKADVVVTNPFHIAVALRYDAKKMVAPQVVAKGTRLVAENIKELARNNNVPIIENPPIARALYKSCKIGESITSELYSAVAEILTYIYKLSGKTFGI